One genomic region from Leifsonia sp. Root1293 encodes:
- a CDS encoding VOC family protein, which yields MTTLNPYLSFRDTAREALEFYQSVFGGELTLSTYEEFHASEDPAELHKIMHGQLESGGMTLMAADTPNSIDLTIGDNVTVSLSGQDEAELRGYWAALSEGATITMPLEVAPWGDAFGQLTDRFGTHWMFNIGLAAA from the coding sequence ATGACGACCCTCAACCCGTATCTGAGCTTTCGAGACACCGCCCGGGAGGCTCTGGAGTTCTACCAGTCCGTCTTCGGCGGGGAGCTCACGCTGAGCACCTACGAGGAGTTCCACGCCAGTGAGGACCCGGCCGAGTTGCACAAGATCATGCACGGTCAGCTCGAGTCCGGAGGCATGACGCTGATGGCCGCCGACACGCCGAACTCGATCGACCTGACCATCGGCGACAACGTGACCGTCTCGCTGAGCGGCCAGGACGAGGCGGAACTGCGCGGCTACTGGGCGGCGCTCTCCGAGGGGGCGACCATCACGATGCCGCTCGAGGTCGCGCCGTGGGGCGACGCCTTCGGCCAGCTCACCGATCGTTTCGGCACGCACTGGATGTTCAACATCGGTCTCGCCGCGGCGTAG
- a CDS encoding MarP family serine protease has translation MPASVVLDIVVIVLLIAAAVSGWRNGFLRSVFAAVGLVVGGIAAYLLLPVFTTWTTSPGWRIVIVLGGGILLLVLGQTLGSMIGRLLSRGVRVIKLGPIDRGAGLVTSTVIVALVLTTVAGGISGFGIPPVTQAIAGSATLSSIDRLTPAPAKSFLAGVRASTVNDALPWVLETIAPPASVPPIADLDTASPELSAAAASVVRVSGNAYQCGQSLTGSGFVVSDDRVVTNAHVVAGVDEPVVEAPGEQPRAATVVYFDPAVDLAVLEVDNLDAPPLPLGDVPSVGSAAAVQGYPFGGPFVSLPATVAELSAIPRADAAGQREVYALSADINQGNSGGPLLSPDGSVIGVVFAKSAAIDDVGYALALSELQPVAEAAAGLSDTVSSGSCAA, from the coding sequence GTGCCAGCATCCGTCGTTCTCGACATCGTCGTGATCGTCCTGCTGATCGCGGCGGCCGTCTCCGGATGGCGCAACGGATTCCTCCGCAGCGTGTTCGCCGCCGTCGGCCTGGTGGTCGGCGGCATCGCCGCCTACCTTTTGCTGCCGGTGTTCACCACCTGGACCACATCACCCGGCTGGCGCATCGTGATCGTGCTCGGCGGCGGCATCCTGCTGCTCGTGCTCGGCCAGACCCTCGGCAGCATGATCGGTCGCCTGCTCAGCCGCGGCGTGCGCGTCATCAAACTCGGGCCGATCGATCGCGGAGCCGGCCTCGTCACCAGCACGGTCATCGTGGCACTCGTGCTCACGACTGTCGCCGGAGGCATCAGCGGCTTCGGCATCCCTCCAGTCACGCAGGCGATCGCGGGAAGTGCCACCCTCAGCTCCATCGACAGGCTCACGCCCGCCCCGGCGAAGTCGTTCCTCGCCGGTGTGCGCGCATCGACCGTGAACGACGCTCTGCCCTGGGTGCTCGAGACGATCGCGCCGCCGGCATCCGTGCCGCCGATCGCCGACCTCGACACGGCCTCCCCCGAACTCTCGGCCGCAGCCGCCTCGGTGGTGCGCGTGTCCGGGAACGCCTACCAGTGCGGCCAGAGCCTGACCGGCAGCGGCTTCGTCGTGAGCGACGACCGCGTCGTCACGAACGCCCACGTCGTCGCCGGCGTCGACGAGCCCGTGGTGGAGGCCCCCGGCGAACAGCCGCGCGCTGCAACCGTCGTGTACTTCGACCCGGCCGTCGACCTCGCCGTGCTGGAGGTCGACAACCTCGACGCCCCGCCCCTCCCGCTCGGAGACGTGCCGAGTGTCGGCTCTGCCGCGGCGGTGCAGGGCTACCCCTTCGGTGGTCCCTTCGTCTCGCTGCCCGCCACCGTCGCCGAGCTCTCGGCGATTCCGCGGGCGGATGCCGCCGGCCAACGCGAGGTCTACGCACTGTCGGCCGACATCAACCAGGGCAACTCGGGTGGGCCGCTCCTCAGCCCTGACGGCTCCGTGATCGGTGTGGTGTTCGCGAAGTCGGCCGCCATCGACGACGTGGGCTACGCGCTCGCGCTCAGCGAACTCCAGCCCGTGGCCGAGGCGGCTGCCGGCCTCAGCGACACGGTCTCGTCGGGGAGCTGCGCGGCCTGA